The DNA window TTTGAAATTAAGACTATCGATGAACTTATAGAAAAGATTTGGCCTGAAGTAATAGGAGATCTAAGATCCACTACAAAAATATCAACTCTAGAAAGAGTAAAAGAGGATATACTCTCAGATGTAACTGGAAATGAGTTAACTCCAGAAAATTTGGATAAGATACTATCTAAACTTGGGGAAAGTAGTGTTTTTGGCTATCCACAACCTCAAAGTGTGATAAACTTACGAAAACAAAAAGATGGTAATGCCTCAGTAATGTTTATATTCAATTAGTTGGATAAATCGGTGATGATGTGTCCGCATTGCAAATCGATAAAAACTGTGAAAATGGGCTGTTATTACACGAAATCTGGTGAGAGGAGGCAGAGATACAAATGCAAGAGCTGCGGGAGAACTTTCGTTTTGAATCCGATAAAGCCGAGGAATTATCCCGAGGAATTTAAGGAGATGGTAGTTAGAGCTGTTGTGAAGGAGGGTGTAGGGATAAGACAAGCGAGCAGAATTTTCAAGCTTTCTCCTAACACTGTGACAGCTTGGGTAAGAGAATTTTCTAAAAAAAGACCTGAGAAATGAGATTAGATCGGAAAAGCCTGTTATCGAGTTAGATGAAGCTTGGAGTTTTGTTAAGAAAAAGGAAAACGAAATCTGGATTTGGATTGCTTTAGAGAGAAATTCCCGAAAAATAATAAGTTATGCAATAGGAGATCGTTCTGTGGATACTTTCAAGAAATTGTGGGACGGAATTGGCGATGAAATAAAGCGGAAAGCAATTTTCTACACGGATCGCTGGGACGCTTATAATTTGATTCCTTACAGGCAGAGAATCGTAAGAAGAGGAGGAACGAACCACGTTGAAAGGTTATTCTTAACTCTGAGAAATGATAATCCGAGATTCGCAAGAAAATCAATCAGATTCTCAAAATCCTCGGAAATGCTCGAAAATTCTTTTAAATTGTGGATTCATTACTATAATTTATCAACATTATAGTGACACTACCGAAAATAATTTCGGGAAAAGACATGGTGTTTGTGTTAAAGTTTAGGATGACCGAAAAATTTAAATTCATTTAGGTAACCCTAATTTTGGGTTACCTAAGAGGTGCAAAAATGATACCTTTATCCTTTCTGATGCCGGGAGAGAAAGGAGTTGTAGTCGAAATTAAAGGAGGAAGGGGATTGGTGAGAAGGCTCTACGGTATGGGGTTGTATCCATCAGCAGTTGTTGAGGTTGTTTCTCATGGATTCGGTCCCCTGCTGGTTAGGGTAAACGGAACTACGACGATTGCAATTGGGAGGGGTATCGGAATGAAAATAATGGTGAGGAGGGTTTAAAATGAGGCTCTCGGATTTGAAACTGGGAGAGAAGGCAAGAATAGTTTGTGTGGAAATAGGAGGGAAAGAAGGAAGGAGATACAGGGAGATGGGGCTTGTAAGTGGGGAGATAGTCAGAGTTGTAAGGGTTGCACCTCTCGGAGATCCGGTGGAGATAGAGGTCAAGGGTTACAACCTCTCTCTAAGAAAGGACGAGGCAAGGAGGATTAGGGTGGAGGTGGTAAGATGAAGATAAGAGTTGCACTTGCAGGAAATCCAAATGTGGGGAAGACGGTGATATTCAACGCGTTAACTGGTTCAAGGCAATATGTGGGAAATTGGCCGGGAGTCACGGTTGAGAAGAAGGTTGGGAAATTTACTTACAAGGATGCTGAGGTAGAAGTTGTCGATCTTCCAGGATCTTACAGCTTGAGCCCGTATTCAATAGATGAGAAAATCGCAAGAGATTACATTCTGGAGGAGAGACCTGATGTTGTAGTTAATATTGTGGATGCATCAAACCTCGAAAGGAACCTGTACCTCACAGTCCAGCTCCTTGAAATTGGAGCGAACGTCGTTGTAGCTTTAAACATGATGGATGAGGCTGAGGCAAGAGGAATGAAAGTGGATGCAGAGAAGCTCTCTGAAATTCTTAACATTCCCGTTGTCCCGATGGTTGCAGTTAAGGGTATAGGATTTGATGAGCTTAAAGAGGTTATTTACGAGAGAGCAGGAATGCGTGAGGAAAGGCATAAAATTGTAGGATATGGAAAAGCAGAGAAATACATCGAATCTCTCGAAAGGGAGATTGAGAAGTATCCCGAGCTTAAAAAGCACAGCAGATGGCTTGCAATAAAGCTTCTCGAAGGAGAGGTGGACATTCTGAGGATATTATCAATTAATGAGGTGAATGGAATGTTGGAGGTTGCATATGCAGATTTAATCAGGAAGGCTGAGGTTTTAAGGAAAGAATTTGGCGAGAAGCTTGGAGAGCCAGAAACGTACTTTGCAGACAAACGTTATGAATTCATTAAATCCGTTGTCGAACAGGTTTTGACAAGAAAAGGGGTTACTTGGACATTCTCAGACATGCTTGACAGGGTTTTGATTCACAGAGGGTTTGGGATTCCAATATTCCTCTCATTGATGTGGGCAGCATTTCAGTTCACATTTGCAGTCTCAGCACCCTTTTCCGATGCAATCGATACATTCTTTGGATGGCTTGGAGAGGTTGCAGGCAGCAGCATAGAAAATCCAGCTCTCAGCTCCCTCTTAGCTGATGGTGTGATAGCTGGTGTTGGATCGGTTCTCGTGTTCCTTCCGCCAATATTCCTTCTATTCCTTATCCTCTCAATACTGGAAGATTCTGGATACTTGGCAAGAGCGGCATTTGTCATGGATAGGGTTATGCACAAGGCAGGGCTGTCAGGGAAGTCCACAATTCCGATGCTTTTGGGATTTGGATGCAATGTTCCGGCAGTAATGGCAACAAGGACAATTGAGGACTGGAAGGATAGGCTGTTGACAATACTTGTAAATCCACTGATGTCTTGCTCTGCAAGGCTTCCGATATACGTTCTCTTTGCAGGAGCATTCTTTGCTGGAATGGAGGGAGCAGTAATTTTCTCGATGTATCTCATGGGAATTGTACTGGCCGGTATCATGGCTTTTATATTCAGAAAGACAATCTTCAAGGGACAACCTTCCCCACTAATACTCGAGATGCCTCCATACAGAATACCAACTCTGAGGAGTGTATTGACGAAGACTTGGATAAGGGGAAAGATGTTCCTGAGGAAGGCTGGAACGATAATATTCGCTGCAGTTGTCGTAGTCTGGTTCCTTGGAACGTATCCGGGAGGCCCAGGCTCTGACATAGAGACTTCCTACGCTTCAATGCTTGGGCATGCTTTACAGCCATTATTCGCTCCAATGGGATGGGACTGGAAGGCTGCAGTTGCTTTATTCTTCGGATTTATAGCGAAGGAGGTTGTT is part of the Ferroglobus placidus DSM 10642 genome and encodes:
- a CDS encoding IS1/IS1595 family N-terminal zinc-binding domain-containing protein: MMCPHCKSIKTVKMGCYYTKSGERRQRYKCKSCGRTFVLNPIKPRNYPEEFKEMVVRAVVKEGVGIRQASRIFKLSPNTVTAWVREFSKKRPEK
- a CDS encoding IS1 family transposase, which gives rise to MELDEAWSFVKKKENEIWIWIALERNSRKIISYAIGDRSVDTFKKLWDGIGDEIKRKAIFYTDRWDAYNLIPYRQRIVRRGGTNHVERLFLTLRNDNPRFARKSIRFSKSSEMLENSFKLWIHYYNLSTL
- a CDS encoding FeoA family protein; this translates as MIPLSFLMPGEKGVVVEIKGGRGLVRRLYGMGLYPSAVVEVVSHGFGPLLVRVNGTTTIAIGRGIGMKIMVRRV
- a CDS encoding FeoA family protein → MRLSDLKLGEKARIVCVEIGGKEGRRYREMGLVSGEIVRVVRVAPLGDPVEIEVKGYNLSLRKDEARRIRVEVVR
- the feoB gene encoding ferrous iron transport protein B; translation: MKIRVALAGNPNVGKTVIFNALTGSRQYVGNWPGVTVEKKVGKFTYKDAEVEVVDLPGSYSLSPYSIDEKIARDYILEERPDVVVNIVDASNLERNLYLTVQLLEIGANVVVALNMMDEAEARGMKVDAEKLSEILNIPVVPMVAVKGIGFDELKEVIYERAGMREERHKIVGYGKAEKYIESLEREIEKYPELKKHSRWLAIKLLEGEVDILRILSINEVNGMLEVAYADLIRKAEVLRKEFGEKLGEPETYFADKRYEFIKSVVEQVLTRKGVTWTFSDMLDRVLIHRGFGIPIFLSLMWAAFQFTFAVSAPFSDAIDTFFGWLGEVAGSSIENPALSSLLADGVIAGVGSVLVFLPPIFLLFLILSILEDSGYLARAAFVMDRVMHKAGLSGKSTIPMLLGFGCNVPAVMATRTIEDWKDRLLTILVNPLMSCSARLPIYVLFAGAFFAGMEGAVIFSMYLMGIVLAGIMAFIFRKTIFKGQPSPLILEMPPYRIPTLRSVLTKTWIRGKMFLRKAGTIIFAAVVVVWFLGTYPGGPGSDIETSYASMLGHALQPLFAPMGWDWKAAVALFFGFIAKEVVVGTYGTLYGLGEVGEESESLRAALHGTFTPLNAYAFMAFALIYIPCVATIGVIRQEAGWKWMAFAVAYELLLAYAVALAIVGIGHALWG